One window of Cervus elaphus chromosome 2, mCerEla1.1, whole genome shotgun sequence genomic DNA carries:
- the MARK2 gene encoding serine/threonine-protein kinase MARK2 isoform X2, whose translation MSSARTPLPTLNERDTEQPPLGHLDSKPSSKSNMLRGRNSATSADEQPHIGNYRLLKTIGKGNFAKVKLARHILTGKEVAVKIIDKTQLNSSSLQKLFREVRIMKVLNHPNIVKLFEVIETEKTLYLVMEYASGGEVFDYLVAHGRMKEKEARAKFRQIVSAVQYCHQKFIVHRDLKAENLLLDADMNIKIADFGFSNEFTFGNKLDTFCGSPPYAAPELFQGKKYDGPEVDVWSLGVILYTLVSGSLPFDGQNLKELRERVLRGKYRIPFYMSTDCENLLKKFLILNPSKRGTLEQIMKDRWMNVGHEDDELKPYVEPLPDYKDPRRTELMVSMGYTREEIQDSLVGQRYNEVMATYLLLGYKSSELEGDSITLKPRPSADLTNSSAPSPSHKVQRSVSANPKQRRFSDQAGPAIPTSNSYSKKTQSNNAENKRPEEDRESGRKASSTAKVPASPLPGLERKKTTPTPSTNSVLSTSTNRSRNSPLLERASLGQASIQNGKDSLTMPGSRASTASASAAVSAARPRQHQKSMSASVHPNKATGLPPTDSNCEVPRPSTAPQRVPVASPSAHNISSSGGAPDRTNFPRGVSSRSTFHAGQLRQVRDQQNLPYGVTPASPSGNSQGRRGASGSIFSKFTSKFVRRNLSFRFARRNLNEPESKDRVETLRPHVVGSGSNDKEKDEFREAKPRSLRFTWSMKTTSSMEPNEMMREIRKVLDANSCQSELHEKYMLLCMHGTPGHEDFVQWEMEVCKLPRLSLNGVRFKRISGTSMAFKNIASKIANELKL comes from the exons CCCCCCTTGGGACACCTTGACTCCAAGCCCAGCAGTAAGTCCAACATGCTGCGGGGCCGCAACTCGGCCACCTCTGCTGACGAGCAGCCCCATATCGGCAACTACCGGCTCCTCAAGACCATCGGCAAGGGTAACTTCGCCAAGGTGAAGCTGGCTCGGCATATCCTGACTGGGAAAGAG GTAGCTGTAAAGATCATTGACAAGACTCAGCTGAAttcctccagcctccagaaa ctcttcCGTGAAGTAAGAATAATGAAGGTTCTGAACCATCCCAACATAG TTAAGTTATTTGAAGTGATCGAGACTGAGAAAACGCTCTACCTGGTCATGGAGTACGCCAGTGGAG GAGAGGTGTTTGATTACCTAGTGGCTCATGGcaggatgaaagaaaaagaggctCGGGCCAAATTCCGCCAG ATAGTGTCTGCTGTGCAGTACTGTCACCAGAAGTTTATTGTTCATAGAGACCTGAAG GCAGAAAACCTGCTCTTGGATGCTGATATGAACATCAAGATTGCAGACTTTGGCTTCAGCAATGAATTCACCTTTGGGAACAAGCTGGATACCTTCTGTGGCAGTCCTCCTTATGCTGCCCCGGAGCTCTTCCAGGGCAAAAAGTATGATGGACCCGAGGTGGATGTGTGGAGCCTGGGAGTTATCCTATACACACTGGTCAGCGGATCCCTGCCTTTTGATGGACAGAACCTCAAG GAGCTGCGGGAGCGGGTACTGAGGGGGAAATACCGTATTCCGTTCTACATGTCCACAGACTGTGAAAACCTGCTCAAGAAATTTCTCATTCTCAATCCCAGCAAGAGAGGCACTTTAGAG CAAATCATGAAAGATCGGTGGATGAATGTGGGTCACGAAGATGATGAATTAAAGCCTTATGTGGAGCCACTCCCTGACTACAAGGACCCCCGGCGGACAG AGTTGATGGTGTCCATGGGTTACACGCGGGAAGAGATCCAGGACTCACTGGTGGGCCAGAGGTACAACGAGGTGATGGCCACCTATCTGCTCCTGGGCTACAAGAGCTCCGAG CTGGAGGGCGACAGCATCACCTTGAAGCCCCGGCCTTCAGCTGATCTGACCAATAGCagtgccccttccccctcccacaAGGTACAGCGCAGCGTCTCCGCCAACCCCAAGCAGCGGCGCTTCAGCGACCAGG CTGGCCCTGCCATCCCCACTTCCAATTCCTACTCTAAGAAGACTCAGAGCAACAATGCAGAAAACAAGCGGCCTGAGGAGGACCGGGAGTCAGGACGGAAGGCCAGCAGCACAGCCAAAGTGCCTGCCAGCCCCCTGCCCGGCCTGGAGAGGAAGAAGACCACCCCCACGCCCTCCACG AACAGCGTCCTCTCCACCAGCACAAACCGAAGCAGGAATTCCCCACTCCTGGAGAGGGCCAGCCTCGGCCAGGCCTCCATCCAGAATGGCAAAGACAG CCTAACCATGCCAGGGTCCCGGGCCTCCACGGCTTCTGCTTCCGCCGCGGTCTCTGCGGCCCGGCCCCGCCAGCACCAGAAATCCATGTCGGCCTCCGTGCACCCCAACAAAGCCACTGGGCTGCCCCCCACGGACAGTAACTGTGAGGTGCCGCGGCCCAG CACAGCCCCCCAGCGTGTCCCTGTCGCCTCCCCCTCCGCCCACAACATCAGCAGCAGTGGTGGAGCCCCAGACCGAACTAATTTCCCCCGGGGTGTGTCCAGTCGAAGCACCTTCCACGCTGGACAGCTCCGGCAGGTGCGGGACCAGCAGAATTTGCCCTACGGTGTcaccccagcctctccctccGGCAACAGCCAGGGCCGGCGGGGGGCCTCGGGGAGCATCTTCAGCAAATTCACCTCCAAGTTTGTACGCAG aaatCTGTCTTTCAGGTTTGCCAGAAG gaacctgaaTGAACCTGAAAGCAAAGACCGAGTGGAGACGCTCAG ACCGCACGTGGTGGGCAGCGGCAGCAACGACAAGGAGAAGGACGAGTTCCGGGAGGCCAAGCCCCGCTCGCTGCGCTTCACGTGGAGCATGAAGACCACGAGCTCCATGGAGCCCAACGAGATGATGCGGGAGATCCGCAAGGTGCTGGACGCCAACAGCTGCCAGAGCGAGCTGCACGAGAAGTACATGCTGCTCTGCATGCACGGCACGCCCGGCCACGAGGACTTCGTGCAGTGGGAGATGGAGGTGTGCAAGCTGCCGCGGCTGTCTCTCAACGGGGTGCGCTTTAAGCGGATATCGGGCACCTCCATGGCCTTCAAAAACATTGCCTCCAAAATAGCCAACGAGCTTAAGCTTTAA
- the MARK2 gene encoding serine/threonine-protein kinase MARK2 isoform X5 — MSSARTPLPTLNERDTEQQPPLGHLDSKPSSKSNMLRGRNSATSADEQPHIGNYRLLKTIGKGNFAKVKLARHILTGKEVAVKIIDKTQLNSSSLQKLFREVRIMKVLNHPNIVKLFEVIETEKTLYLVMEYASGGEVFDYLVAHGRMKEKEARAKFRQIVSAVQYCHQKFIVHRDLKAENLLLDADMNIKIADFGFSNEFTFGNKLDTFCGSPPYAAPELFQGKKYDGPEVDVWSLGVILYTLVSGSLPFDGQNLKELRERVLRGKYRIPFYMSTDCENLLKKFLILNPSKRGTLEQIMKDRWMNVGHEDDELKPYVEPLPDYKDPRRTELMVSMGYTREEIQDSLVGQRYNEVMATYLLLGYKSSELEGDSITLKPRPSADLTNSSAPSPSHKVQRSVSANPKQRRFSDQAGPAIPTSNSYSKKTQSNNAENKRPEEDRESGRKASSTAKVPASPLPGLERKKTTPTPSTNSVLSTSTNRSRNSPLLERASLGQASIQNGKDSLTMPGSRASTASASAAVSAARPRQHQKSMSASVHPNKATGLPPTDSNCEVPRPSTAPQRVPVASPSAHNISSSGGAPDRTNFPRGVSSRSTFHAGQLRQVRDQQNLPYGVTPASPSGNSQGRRGASGSIFSKFTSKFVRRPHVVGSGSNDKEKDEFREAKPRSLRFTWSMKTTSSMEPNEMMREIRKVLDANSCQSELHEKYMLLCMHGTPGHEDFVQWEMEVCKLPRLSLNGVRFKRISGTSMAFKNIASKIANELKL; from the exons CAGCCCCCCTTGGGACACCTTGACTCCAAGCCCAGCAGTAAGTCCAACATGCTGCGGGGCCGCAACTCGGCCACCTCTGCTGACGAGCAGCCCCATATCGGCAACTACCGGCTCCTCAAGACCATCGGCAAGGGTAACTTCGCCAAGGTGAAGCTGGCTCGGCATATCCTGACTGGGAAAGAG GTAGCTGTAAAGATCATTGACAAGACTCAGCTGAAttcctccagcctccagaaa ctcttcCGTGAAGTAAGAATAATGAAGGTTCTGAACCATCCCAACATAG TTAAGTTATTTGAAGTGATCGAGACTGAGAAAACGCTCTACCTGGTCATGGAGTACGCCAGTGGAG GAGAGGTGTTTGATTACCTAGTGGCTCATGGcaggatgaaagaaaaagaggctCGGGCCAAATTCCGCCAG ATAGTGTCTGCTGTGCAGTACTGTCACCAGAAGTTTATTGTTCATAGAGACCTGAAG GCAGAAAACCTGCTCTTGGATGCTGATATGAACATCAAGATTGCAGACTTTGGCTTCAGCAATGAATTCACCTTTGGGAACAAGCTGGATACCTTCTGTGGCAGTCCTCCTTATGCTGCCCCGGAGCTCTTCCAGGGCAAAAAGTATGATGGACCCGAGGTGGATGTGTGGAGCCTGGGAGTTATCCTATACACACTGGTCAGCGGATCCCTGCCTTTTGATGGACAGAACCTCAAG GAGCTGCGGGAGCGGGTACTGAGGGGGAAATACCGTATTCCGTTCTACATGTCCACAGACTGTGAAAACCTGCTCAAGAAATTTCTCATTCTCAATCCCAGCAAGAGAGGCACTTTAGAG CAAATCATGAAAGATCGGTGGATGAATGTGGGTCACGAAGATGATGAATTAAAGCCTTATGTGGAGCCACTCCCTGACTACAAGGACCCCCGGCGGACAG AGTTGATGGTGTCCATGGGTTACACGCGGGAAGAGATCCAGGACTCACTGGTGGGCCAGAGGTACAACGAGGTGATGGCCACCTATCTGCTCCTGGGCTACAAGAGCTCCGAG CTGGAGGGCGACAGCATCACCTTGAAGCCCCGGCCTTCAGCTGATCTGACCAATAGCagtgccccttccccctcccacaAGGTACAGCGCAGCGTCTCCGCCAACCCCAAGCAGCGGCGCTTCAGCGACCAGG CTGGCCCTGCCATCCCCACTTCCAATTCCTACTCTAAGAAGACTCAGAGCAACAATGCAGAAAACAAGCGGCCTGAGGAGGACCGGGAGTCAGGACGGAAGGCCAGCAGCACAGCCAAAGTGCCTGCCAGCCCCCTGCCCGGCCTGGAGAGGAAGAAGACCACCCCCACGCCCTCCACG AACAGCGTCCTCTCCACCAGCACAAACCGAAGCAGGAATTCCCCACTCCTGGAGAGGGCCAGCCTCGGCCAGGCCTCCATCCAGAATGGCAAAGACAG CCTAACCATGCCAGGGTCCCGGGCCTCCACGGCTTCTGCTTCCGCCGCGGTCTCTGCGGCCCGGCCCCGCCAGCACCAGAAATCCATGTCGGCCTCCGTGCACCCCAACAAAGCCACTGGGCTGCCCCCCACGGACAGTAACTGTGAGGTGCCGCGGCCCAG CACAGCCCCCCAGCGTGTCCCTGTCGCCTCCCCCTCCGCCCACAACATCAGCAGCAGTGGTGGAGCCCCAGACCGAACTAATTTCCCCCGGGGTGTGTCCAGTCGAAGCACCTTCCACGCTGGACAGCTCCGGCAGGTGCGGGACCAGCAGAATTTGCCCTACGGTGTcaccccagcctctccctccGGCAACAGCCAGGGCCGGCGGGGGGCCTCGGGGAGCATCTTCAGCAAATTCACCTCCAAGTTTGTACGCAG ACCGCACGTGGTGGGCAGCGGCAGCAACGACAAGGAGAAGGACGAGTTCCGGGAGGCCAAGCCCCGCTCGCTGCGCTTCACGTGGAGCATGAAGACCACGAGCTCCATGGAGCCCAACGAGATGATGCGGGAGATCCGCAAGGTGCTGGACGCCAACAGCTGCCAGAGCGAGCTGCACGAGAAGTACATGCTGCTCTGCATGCACGGCACGCCCGGCCACGAGGACTTCGTGCAGTGGGAGATGGAGGTGTGCAAGCTGCCGCGGCTGTCTCTCAACGGGGTGCGCTTTAAGCGGATATCGGGCACCTCCATGGCCTTCAAAAACATTGCCTCCAAAATAGCCAACGAGCTTAAGCTTTAA
- the MARK2 gene encoding serine/threonine-protein kinase MARK2 isoform X12 gives MSSARTPLPTLNERDTEQPPLGHLDSKPSSKSNMLRGRNSATSADEQPHIGNYRLLKTIGKGNFAKVKLARHILTGKEVAVKIIDKTQLNSSSLQKLFREVRIMKVLNHPNIVKLFEVIETEKTLYLVMEYASGGEVFDYLVAHGRMKEKEARAKFRQIVSAVQYCHQKFIVHRDLKAENLLLDADMNIKIADFGFSNEFTFGNKLDTFCGSPPYAAPELFQGKKYDGPEVDVWSLGVILYTLVSGSLPFDGQNLKELRERVLRGKYRIPFYMSTDCENLLKKFLILNPSKRGTLEQIMKDRWMNVGHEDDELKPYVEPLPDYKDPRRTELMVSMGYTREEIQDSLVGQRYNEVMATYLLLGYKSSELEGDSITLKPRPSADLTNSSAPSPSHKVQRSVSANPKQRRFSDQAGPAIPTSNSYSKKTQSNNAENKRPEEDRESGRKASSTAKVPASPLPGLERKKTTPTPSTNSVLSTSTNRSRNSPLLERASLGQASIQNGKDSTAPQRVPVASPSAHNISSSGGAPDRTNFPRGVSSRSTFHAGQLRQVRDQQNLPYGVTPASPSGNSQGRRGASGSIFSKFTSKFVRRPHVVGSGSNDKEKDEFREAKPRSLRFTWSMKTTSSMEPNEMMREIRKVLDANSCQSELHEKYMLLCMHGTPGHEDFVQWEMEVCKLPRLSLNGVRFKRISGTSMAFKNIASKIANELKL, from the exons CCCCCCTTGGGACACCTTGACTCCAAGCCCAGCAGTAAGTCCAACATGCTGCGGGGCCGCAACTCGGCCACCTCTGCTGACGAGCAGCCCCATATCGGCAACTACCGGCTCCTCAAGACCATCGGCAAGGGTAACTTCGCCAAGGTGAAGCTGGCTCGGCATATCCTGACTGGGAAAGAG GTAGCTGTAAAGATCATTGACAAGACTCAGCTGAAttcctccagcctccagaaa ctcttcCGTGAAGTAAGAATAATGAAGGTTCTGAACCATCCCAACATAG TTAAGTTATTTGAAGTGATCGAGACTGAGAAAACGCTCTACCTGGTCATGGAGTACGCCAGTGGAG GAGAGGTGTTTGATTACCTAGTGGCTCATGGcaggatgaaagaaaaagaggctCGGGCCAAATTCCGCCAG ATAGTGTCTGCTGTGCAGTACTGTCACCAGAAGTTTATTGTTCATAGAGACCTGAAG GCAGAAAACCTGCTCTTGGATGCTGATATGAACATCAAGATTGCAGACTTTGGCTTCAGCAATGAATTCACCTTTGGGAACAAGCTGGATACCTTCTGTGGCAGTCCTCCTTATGCTGCCCCGGAGCTCTTCCAGGGCAAAAAGTATGATGGACCCGAGGTGGATGTGTGGAGCCTGGGAGTTATCCTATACACACTGGTCAGCGGATCCCTGCCTTTTGATGGACAGAACCTCAAG GAGCTGCGGGAGCGGGTACTGAGGGGGAAATACCGTATTCCGTTCTACATGTCCACAGACTGTGAAAACCTGCTCAAGAAATTTCTCATTCTCAATCCCAGCAAGAGAGGCACTTTAGAG CAAATCATGAAAGATCGGTGGATGAATGTGGGTCACGAAGATGATGAATTAAAGCCTTATGTGGAGCCACTCCCTGACTACAAGGACCCCCGGCGGACAG AGTTGATGGTGTCCATGGGTTACACGCGGGAAGAGATCCAGGACTCACTGGTGGGCCAGAGGTACAACGAGGTGATGGCCACCTATCTGCTCCTGGGCTACAAGAGCTCCGAG CTGGAGGGCGACAGCATCACCTTGAAGCCCCGGCCTTCAGCTGATCTGACCAATAGCagtgccccttccccctcccacaAGGTACAGCGCAGCGTCTCCGCCAACCCCAAGCAGCGGCGCTTCAGCGACCAGG CTGGCCCTGCCATCCCCACTTCCAATTCCTACTCTAAGAAGACTCAGAGCAACAATGCAGAAAACAAGCGGCCTGAGGAGGACCGGGAGTCAGGACGGAAGGCCAGCAGCACAGCCAAAGTGCCTGCCAGCCCCCTGCCCGGCCTGGAGAGGAAGAAGACCACCCCCACGCCCTCCACG AACAGCGTCCTCTCCACCAGCACAAACCGAAGCAGGAATTCCCCACTCCTGGAGAGGGCCAGCCTCGGCCAGGCCTCCATCCAGAATGGCAAAGACAG CACAGCCCCCCAGCGTGTCCCTGTCGCCTCCCCCTCCGCCCACAACATCAGCAGCAGTGGTGGAGCCCCAGACCGAACTAATTTCCCCCGGGGTGTGTCCAGTCGAAGCACCTTCCACGCTGGACAGCTCCGGCAGGTGCGGGACCAGCAGAATTTGCCCTACGGTGTcaccccagcctctccctccGGCAACAGCCAGGGCCGGCGGGGGGCCTCGGGGAGCATCTTCAGCAAATTCACCTCCAAGTTTGTACGCAG ACCGCACGTGGTGGGCAGCGGCAGCAACGACAAGGAGAAGGACGAGTTCCGGGAGGCCAAGCCCCGCTCGCTGCGCTTCACGTGGAGCATGAAGACCACGAGCTCCATGGAGCCCAACGAGATGATGCGGGAGATCCGCAAGGTGCTGGACGCCAACAGCTGCCAGAGCGAGCTGCACGAGAAGTACATGCTGCTCTGCATGCACGGCACGCCCGGCCACGAGGACTTCGTGCAGTGGGAGATGGAGGTGTGCAAGCTGCCGCGGCTGTCTCTCAACGGGGTGCGCTTTAAGCGGATATCGGGCACCTCCATGGCCTTCAAAAACATTGCCTCCAAAATAGCCAACGAGCTTAAGCTTTAA
- the MARK2 gene encoding serine/threonine-protein kinase MARK2 isoform X9 — MSSARTPLPTLNERDTEQPPLGHLDSKPSSKSNMLRGRNSATSADEQPHIGNYRLLKTIGKGNFAKVKLARHILTGKEVAVKIIDKTQLNSSSLQKLFREVRIMKVLNHPNIVKLFEVIETEKTLYLVMEYASGGEVFDYLVAHGRMKEKEARAKFRQIVSAVQYCHQKFIVHRDLKAENLLLDADMNIKIADFGFSNEFTFGNKLDTFCGSPPYAAPELFQGKKYDGPEVDVWSLGVILYTLVSGSLPFDGQNLKELRERVLRGKYRIPFYMSTDCENLLKKFLILNPSKRGTLEQIMKDRWMNVGHEDDELKPYVEPLPDYKDPRRTELMVSMGYTREEIQDSLVGQRYNEVMATYLLLGYKSSELEGDSITLKPRPSADLTNSSAPSPSHKVQRSVSANPKQRRFSDQAGPAIPTSNSYSKKTQSNNAENKRPEEDRESGRKASSTAKVPASPLPGLERKKTTPTPSTNSVLSTSTNRSRNSPLLERASLGQASIQNGKDSTAPQRVPVASPSAHNISSSGGAPDRTNFPRGVSSRSTFHAGQLRQVRDQQNLPYGVTPASPSGNSQGRRGASGSIFSKFTSKFVRRNLNEPESKDRVETLRPHVVGSGSNDKEKDEFREAKPRSLRFTWSMKTTSSMEPNEMMREIRKVLDANSCQSELHEKYMLLCMHGTPGHEDFVQWEMEVCKLPRLSLNGVRFKRISGTSMAFKNIASKIANELKL; from the exons CCCCCCTTGGGACACCTTGACTCCAAGCCCAGCAGTAAGTCCAACATGCTGCGGGGCCGCAACTCGGCCACCTCTGCTGACGAGCAGCCCCATATCGGCAACTACCGGCTCCTCAAGACCATCGGCAAGGGTAACTTCGCCAAGGTGAAGCTGGCTCGGCATATCCTGACTGGGAAAGAG GTAGCTGTAAAGATCATTGACAAGACTCAGCTGAAttcctccagcctccagaaa ctcttcCGTGAAGTAAGAATAATGAAGGTTCTGAACCATCCCAACATAG TTAAGTTATTTGAAGTGATCGAGACTGAGAAAACGCTCTACCTGGTCATGGAGTACGCCAGTGGAG GAGAGGTGTTTGATTACCTAGTGGCTCATGGcaggatgaaagaaaaagaggctCGGGCCAAATTCCGCCAG ATAGTGTCTGCTGTGCAGTACTGTCACCAGAAGTTTATTGTTCATAGAGACCTGAAG GCAGAAAACCTGCTCTTGGATGCTGATATGAACATCAAGATTGCAGACTTTGGCTTCAGCAATGAATTCACCTTTGGGAACAAGCTGGATACCTTCTGTGGCAGTCCTCCTTATGCTGCCCCGGAGCTCTTCCAGGGCAAAAAGTATGATGGACCCGAGGTGGATGTGTGGAGCCTGGGAGTTATCCTATACACACTGGTCAGCGGATCCCTGCCTTTTGATGGACAGAACCTCAAG GAGCTGCGGGAGCGGGTACTGAGGGGGAAATACCGTATTCCGTTCTACATGTCCACAGACTGTGAAAACCTGCTCAAGAAATTTCTCATTCTCAATCCCAGCAAGAGAGGCACTTTAGAG CAAATCATGAAAGATCGGTGGATGAATGTGGGTCACGAAGATGATGAATTAAAGCCTTATGTGGAGCCACTCCCTGACTACAAGGACCCCCGGCGGACAG AGTTGATGGTGTCCATGGGTTACACGCGGGAAGAGATCCAGGACTCACTGGTGGGCCAGAGGTACAACGAGGTGATGGCCACCTATCTGCTCCTGGGCTACAAGAGCTCCGAG CTGGAGGGCGACAGCATCACCTTGAAGCCCCGGCCTTCAGCTGATCTGACCAATAGCagtgccccttccccctcccacaAGGTACAGCGCAGCGTCTCCGCCAACCCCAAGCAGCGGCGCTTCAGCGACCAGG CTGGCCCTGCCATCCCCACTTCCAATTCCTACTCTAAGAAGACTCAGAGCAACAATGCAGAAAACAAGCGGCCTGAGGAGGACCGGGAGTCAGGACGGAAGGCCAGCAGCACAGCCAAAGTGCCTGCCAGCCCCCTGCCCGGCCTGGAGAGGAAGAAGACCACCCCCACGCCCTCCACG AACAGCGTCCTCTCCACCAGCACAAACCGAAGCAGGAATTCCCCACTCCTGGAGAGGGCCAGCCTCGGCCAGGCCTCCATCCAGAATGGCAAAGACAG CACAGCCCCCCAGCGTGTCCCTGTCGCCTCCCCCTCCGCCCACAACATCAGCAGCAGTGGTGGAGCCCCAGACCGAACTAATTTCCCCCGGGGTGTGTCCAGTCGAAGCACCTTCCACGCTGGACAGCTCCGGCAGGTGCGGGACCAGCAGAATTTGCCCTACGGTGTcaccccagcctctccctccGGCAACAGCCAGGGCCGGCGGGGGGCCTCGGGGAGCATCTTCAGCAAATTCACCTCCAAGTTTGTACGCAG gaacctgaaTGAACCTGAAAGCAAAGACCGAGTGGAGACGCTCAG ACCGCACGTGGTGGGCAGCGGCAGCAACGACAAGGAGAAGGACGAGTTCCGGGAGGCCAAGCCCCGCTCGCTGCGCTTCACGTGGAGCATGAAGACCACGAGCTCCATGGAGCCCAACGAGATGATGCGGGAGATCCGCAAGGTGCTGGACGCCAACAGCTGCCAGAGCGAGCTGCACGAGAAGTACATGCTGCTCTGCATGCACGGCACGCCCGGCCACGAGGACTTCGTGCAGTGGGAGATGGAGGTGTGCAAGCTGCCGCGGCTGTCTCTCAACGGGGTGCGCTTTAAGCGGATATCGGGCACCTCCATGGCCTTCAAAAACATTGCCTCCAAAATAGCCAACGAGCTTAAGCTTTAA
- the MARK2 gene encoding serine/threonine-protein kinase MARK2 isoform X10, producing MSSARTPLPTLNERDTEQQPPLGHLDSKPSSKSNMLRGRNSATSADEQPHIGNYRLLKTIGKGNFAKVKLARHILTGKEVAVKIIDKTQLNSSSLQKLFREVRIMKVLNHPNIVKLFEVIETEKTLYLVMEYASGGEVFDYLVAHGRMKEKEARAKFRQIVSAVQYCHQKFIVHRDLKAENLLLDADMNIKIADFGFSNEFTFGNKLDTFCGSPPYAAPELFQGKKYDGPEVDVWSLGVILYTLVSGSLPFDGQNLKELRERVLRGKYRIPFYMSTDCENLLKKFLILNPSKRGTLEQIMKDRWMNVGHEDDELKPYVEPLPDYKDPRRTELMVSMGYTREEIQDSLVGQRYNEVMATYLLLGYKSSELEGDSITLKPRPSADLTNSSAPSPSHKVQRSVSANPKQRRFSDQAGPAIPTSNSYSKKTQSNNAENKRPEEDRESGRKASSTAKVPASPLPGLERKKTTPTPSTNSVLSTSTNRSRNSPLLERASLGQASIQNGKDSTAPQRVPVASPSAHNISSSGGAPDRTNFPRGVSSRSTFHAGQLRQVRDQQNLPYGVTPASPSGNSQGRRGASGSIFSKFTSKFVRRNLSFRFARRPHVVGSGSNDKEKDEFREAKPRSLRFTWSMKTTSSMEPNEMMREIRKVLDANSCQSELHEKYMLLCMHGTPGHEDFVQWEMEVCKLPRLSLNGVRFKRISGTSMAFKNIASKIANELKL from the exons CAGCCCCCCTTGGGACACCTTGACTCCAAGCCCAGCAGTAAGTCCAACATGCTGCGGGGCCGCAACTCGGCCACCTCTGCTGACGAGCAGCCCCATATCGGCAACTACCGGCTCCTCAAGACCATCGGCAAGGGTAACTTCGCCAAGGTGAAGCTGGCTCGGCATATCCTGACTGGGAAAGAG GTAGCTGTAAAGATCATTGACAAGACTCAGCTGAAttcctccagcctccagaaa ctcttcCGTGAAGTAAGAATAATGAAGGTTCTGAACCATCCCAACATAG TTAAGTTATTTGAAGTGATCGAGACTGAGAAAACGCTCTACCTGGTCATGGAGTACGCCAGTGGAG GAGAGGTGTTTGATTACCTAGTGGCTCATGGcaggatgaaagaaaaagaggctCGGGCCAAATTCCGCCAG ATAGTGTCTGCTGTGCAGTACTGTCACCAGAAGTTTATTGTTCATAGAGACCTGAAG GCAGAAAACCTGCTCTTGGATGCTGATATGAACATCAAGATTGCAGACTTTGGCTTCAGCAATGAATTCACCTTTGGGAACAAGCTGGATACCTTCTGTGGCAGTCCTCCTTATGCTGCCCCGGAGCTCTTCCAGGGCAAAAAGTATGATGGACCCGAGGTGGATGTGTGGAGCCTGGGAGTTATCCTATACACACTGGTCAGCGGATCCCTGCCTTTTGATGGACAGAACCTCAAG GAGCTGCGGGAGCGGGTACTGAGGGGGAAATACCGTATTCCGTTCTACATGTCCACAGACTGTGAAAACCTGCTCAAGAAATTTCTCATTCTCAATCCCAGCAAGAGAGGCACTTTAGAG CAAATCATGAAAGATCGGTGGATGAATGTGGGTCACGAAGATGATGAATTAAAGCCTTATGTGGAGCCACTCCCTGACTACAAGGACCCCCGGCGGACAG AGTTGATGGTGTCCATGGGTTACACGCGGGAAGAGATCCAGGACTCACTGGTGGGCCAGAGGTACAACGAGGTGATGGCCACCTATCTGCTCCTGGGCTACAAGAGCTCCGAG CTGGAGGGCGACAGCATCACCTTGAAGCCCCGGCCTTCAGCTGATCTGACCAATAGCagtgccccttccccctcccacaAGGTACAGCGCAGCGTCTCCGCCAACCCCAAGCAGCGGCGCTTCAGCGACCAGG CTGGCCCTGCCATCCCCACTTCCAATTCCTACTCTAAGAAGACTCAGAGCAACAATGCAGAAAACAAGCGGCCTGAGGAGGACCGGGAGTCAGGACGGAAGGCCAGCAGCACAGCCAAAGTGCCTGCCAGCCCCCTGCCCGGCCTGGAGAGGAAGAAGACCACCCCCACGCCCTCCACG AACAGCGTCCTCTCCACCAGCACAAACCGAAGCAGGAATTCCCCACTCCTGGAGAGGGCCAGCCTCGGCCAGGCCTCCATCCAGAATGGCAAAGACAG CACAGCCCCCCAGCGTGTCCCTGTCGCCTCCCCCTCCGCCCACAACATCAGCAGCAGTGGTGGAGCCCCAGACCGAACTAATTTCCCCCGGGGTGTGTCCAGTCGAAGCACCTTCCACGCTGGACAGCTCCGGCAGGTGCGGGACCAGCAGAATTTGCCCTACGGTGTcaccccagcctctccctccGGCAACAGCCAGGGCCGGCGGGGGGCCTCGGGGAGCATCTTCAGCAAATTCACCTCCAAGTTTGTACGCAG aaatCTGTCTTTCAGGTTTGCCAGAAG ACCGCACGTGGTGGGCAGCGGCAGCAACGACAAGGAGAAGGACGAGTTCCGGGAGGCCAAGCCCCGCTCGCTGCGCTTCACGTGGAGCATGAAGACCACGAGCTCCATGGAGCCCAACGAGATGATGCGGGAGATCCGCAAGGTGCTGGACGCCAACAGCTGCCAGAGCGAGCTGCACGAGAAGTACATGCTGCTCTGCATGCACGGCACGCCCGGCCACGAGGACTTCGTGCAGTGGGAGATGGAGGTGTGCAAGCTGCCGCGGCTGTCTCTCAACGGGGTGCGCTTTAAGCGGATATCGGGCACCTCCATGGCCTTCAAAAACATTGCCTCCAAAATAGCCAACGAGCTTAAGCTTTAA